In Gallus gallus isolate bGalGal1 chromosome 6, bGalGal1.mat.broiler.GRCg7b, whole genome shotgun sequence, a single genomic region encodes these proteins:
- the GPR26 gene encoding G-protein coupled receptor 26, with product MSIWEVILAFVVVVLMLVALLANVLVLMCFLYSADIRKQVPGLFILNLTFCNLLMTVSSMPLTLAGIIYKRQPGGDQICHVVGFLETFLTTNSMLSMAALSIDRWIAVVFPLSYHSKMRYRDAALILSYTWLHSVSFPIVAASLSWVGFHHLYASCTLYNKRPEDRTQFVIFTGVFHTLSFLLSLIVLCFTYLKVLKVARFHCKRIDVITMQTLVLLVDIHPSVRERCLEEQKRRRQRATKKISTFIGTFILCFAPYVITRLVELSSTIPINSHWGIISKCLAYSKVVSDPFVYSLLRNQYKKTWKDIINKILKRSSINSSALTSESHNRNILQLNE from the exons ATGAGCATCTGGGAGGTGATCCTGGCTTTCGTGGTGGTGGTGCTGATGCTCGTGGCCCTGCTGGCCAACGTGCTGGTGCTGATGTGCTTCTTGTACAGCGCCGACATCCGCAAGCAGGTCCCGGGATTGTTCATCCTCAACCTCACCTTCTGCAACCTGTTGATGACCGTCTCCAGCATGCCCCTGACCCTGGCTGGGATCATTTACAAGAGGCAACCGGGAGGAGATCAGATCTGCCACGTTGTGGGCTTCCTGGAGACTTTCCTCACCACGAACTCCATGTTGAGCATGGCAGCGTTGAGCATTGACAGGTGGATTGCCGTGGTCTTCCCTCTAAGTTACCACTCCAAGATGAGGTACAGAGATGCTGCTCTCATCCTGAGCTACACGTGGTTACACTCCGTGTCATTCCCCATAGTGGCAGCGTCTCTCTCCTGGGTGGGTTTCCATCACCTCTATGCCTCCTGCACCCTGTACAACAAGAGACCAGAGGATAGGACACAGTTTGTGATTTTCACTGGGGTCTTTCACACCCTcagcttcctcctctcccttaTAGTCCTGTGTTTCACTTATCTCAAAGTGCTGAAGGTGGCACGGTTCCACTGTAAGCGGATTGACGTGATCACTATGCAGACCCTGGTACTGCTTGTGGACATCCATCCCAG CGTAAGAGAGCGTTGTctagaagagcagaagagacGGAGGCAACgagcaacaaagaaaataagtacCTTCATTGGCACCTTTATACTTTGTTTTGCACCTTACGTTATCACAAG ACTTGTTGAATTATCCTCTACGATCCCCATCAACTCCCACTGGGGAATTATCTCCAAGTGCTTAGCTTACAGCAAAGTTGTTTCAGACCCTTTTGTGTACTCTTTGCTACGGAATCAGTACAAGAAGACATGGAAGGACATCATAAACAAGATCCTCAAAAGGAGCTCCATCAACTCCTCTGCCCTCACGAGTGAGTCGCACAATCGAAATATATTGCAGCTGAATGAATGA